A genomic region of Actinomycetes bacterium contains the following coding sequences:
- a CDS encoding replication-associated recombination protein A produces the protein MAEDLDLFAAAGEERAAATAPLAVRMRPRSLEEVLGQDHLLQPGAPLRRLVEGGEAPASLLMWGPPGTGKTTLAYLVAQATGRAFVELSAVTAGVKEVRAVVDQARRQLGMGGRETVLFVDEVHRFSKTQQDALLPAVENRWVTLVAATTENPSFAVVAPLLSRSLLLTLRLLDEPVVRALLERAATDPRGLHAQVDVEDEALDLLARLAAGDARWGLTALEAAAGAARARGSATIEVEDVERAVDRAAVRYDRDGDQHYDITSALIKSIRGSDVDAALHYLARMVEAGEDPRFIARRLVISASEDIGAADPTALPLAVAAYQAVQLVGLPEGRIPLAQAVVHLATAPKSNAVYLAIGAAIQDVRRGLTGPVPVHLRDSSYPGAKPLGHGQGYQYPHDAPHGIVAQQYAPDAVQGREYYQPTERGAERDVAERLQRLRKILKGGPQASG, from the coding sequence GTGGCCGAGGACCTGGACCTGTTCGCCGCCGCCGGCGAGGAGCGAGCCGCCGCGACCGCTCCGCTGGCCGTGCGGATGCGGCCGCGCTCGCTCGAGGAGGTCCTCGGGCAGGACCACCTGCTGCAGCCGGGAGCGCCGCTGCGCCGGCTGGTCGAGGGCGGGGAGGCTCCCGCCTCGCTGCTGATGTGGGGCCCGCCTGGGACCGGCAAGACGACGCTGGCCTACCTGGTGGCACAGGCCACCGGGCGAGCCTTCGTCGAGCTGTCCGCCGTCACGGCGGGCGTCAAAGAGGTCCGGGCCGTCGTCGACCAGGCCCGGCGCCAGCTCGGCATGGGCGGCCGGGAGACCGTGCTGTTCGTCGATGAGGTGCACCGGTTCTCCAAGACCCAGCAGGACGCGCTGCTGCCCGCCGTGGAGAACCGCTGGGTCACCCTGGTCGCCGCCACCACCGAGAACCCGAGCTTCGCCGTGGTAGCGCCCCTGTTGTCCCGCAGCCTGCTGCTGACCCTGCGGCTGCTCGACGAGCCGGTGGTCCGGGCCCTGCTCGAGCGCGCAGCCACCGACCCGCGGGGGCTGCACGCCCAGGTCGACGTCGAGGACGAGGCCCTCGACCTGCTGGCCCGGCTCGCGGCCGGGGACGCCCGCTGGGGGCTCACCGCGCTGGAGGCCGCCGCCGGCGCCGCGCGGGCCCGTGGCTCGGCCACCATCGAGGTCGAGGACGTCGAGCGCGCGGTGGACCGGGCCGCCGTCCGCTACGACCGGGACGGCGACCAGCACTACGACATCACCAGCGCGCTGATCAAGAGCATCCGTGGCAGCGACGTGGACGCCGCCCTGCACTACCTGGCCCGCATGGTCGAGGCGGGGGAGGACCCGCGGTTCATCGCCCGCCGGCTGGTCATCTCGGCGTCGGAGGACATCGGTGCGGCCGACCCTACGGCGCTGCCGCTGGCGGTGGCCGCGTACCAGGCGGTCCAGCTGGTCGGGCTGCCCGAGGGCCGGATCCCGCTGGCCCAGGCGGTCGTGCACCTGGCCACCGCTCCCAAGTCCAACGCCGTGTACCTGGCGATCGGTGCGGCCATCCAGGACGTCCGGCGCGGGCTGACGGGTCCGGTCCCCGTCCACCTGCGGGACTCCTCCTACCCGGGCGCCAAGCCCCTCGGTCACGGCCAGGGCTACCAGTACCCGCACGACGCCCCGCACGGCATCGTGGCCCAGCAGTACGCCCCGGACGCCGTCCAGGGCCGGGAGTACTACCAGCCCACCGAGCGGGGTGCCGAGCGGGACGTGGCCGAACGGCTGCAGCGGCTGCGAAAAATCCTCAAGGGCGGGCCGCAGGCCTCCGGGTAG
- the mltG gene encoding endolytic transglycosylase MltG produces the protein MSQLGLGMTTAPHEPRGRRSRLAPLIAGLAVVVLLAGLVWAGLSFFRGAADYPGPGSGEVVVKVRPGDTATRIGDTLAAAGVVRSAKAFVAAATSDPNSSSIQPGSYKLLKQMKASDALALLLDPSSRMTNQVVIPEGTQARQIVELVAKATGIPAADLTAILKEPTPLGLPDYAKGNPEGFLFPATYELEPGVSAKQALEPMVRRFDQAAATVNLVQRAQAIGRTPYEVLIVASLVQAEGQPADFAKVSRVIYNRLDQGMKLQLDATVNYALGRSTLKLTNQDIGVVSPYNTYKIPGLPPTPINSPGELALRAALTPAAGDWLYYVTVNPTTGETKFTSSYSEFLKFKAQFEANNP, from the coding sequence ATGAGCCAACTCGGTCTCGGCATGACCACGGCCCCGCACGAGCCGCGCGGGCGCCGCAGCCGTCTGGCCCCGCTGATCGCAGGGCTGGCCGTCGTGGTGCTGCTCGCTGGTCTCGTGTGGGCGGGCCTGAGCTTCTTCAGGGGAGCCGCGGACTACCCGGGCCCCGGGTCGGGTGAGGTCGTCGTCAAGGTGCGGCCGGGGGACACGGCCACCCGCATCGGGGACACCCTGGCGGCCGCCGGTGTCGTCCGCAGCGCCAAGGCGTTCGTCGCGGCGGCCACGTCCGACCCGAACTCCAGCTCGATCCAACCCGGCTCGTACAAGCTGCTCAAGCAGATGAAGGCCTCCGACGCCCTCGCGCTGCTCCTCGACCCGTCGTCCCGGATGACCAACCAGGTGGTGATCCCGGAAGGTACCCAGGCGCGCCAGATCGTCGAGCTGGTCGCCAAGGCGACCGGCATCCCGGCGGCTGACCTCACCGCCATCCTCAAGGAGCCGACTCCGCTGGGGCTGCCGGACTACGCGAAGGGCAACCCGGAGGGGTTCTTGTTCCCGGCCACCTACGAGCTGGAGCCGGGGGTCTCCGCGAAGCAGGCGCTCGAGCCGATGGTGCGGCGCTTCGACCAGGCCGCGGCCACCGTCAACCTGGTGCAGCGGGCTCAGGCGATCGGCCGGACCCCATACGAGGTGCTCATCGTGGCCAGCCTGGTCCAGGCCGAGGGCCAGCCCGCGGACTTCGCCAAGGTTTCCCGGGTCATCTACAACCGGCTCGACCAGGGCATGAAGCTGCAGCTCGACGCCACCGTGAACTACGCGCTGGGACGCAGCACGCTGAAGCTGACCAACCAGGACATTGGGGTCGTCTCGCCGTACAACACCTACAAGATCCCCGGATTGCCCCCGACGCCGATCAACTCTCCGGGTGAGCTGGCGTTGCGGGCCGCGCTGACCCCGGCGGCGGGGGACTGGCTCTACTACGTGACGGTCAACCCGACCACGGGGGAGACCAAGTTCACCTCCTCGTACTCGGAGTTCCTGAAGTTCAAGGCCCAGTTCGAGGCCAACAACCCGTGA
- the ruvX gene encoding Holliday junction resolvase RuvX has protein sequence MRPGVRLGVDVGSVRIGLASCDPGGLLATPVETVARGRGDFDRIVGRAAELGAVEVVVGLPLSMSGGEGPAAATARAFAAELATRVAPVPVRVVDERLTTVGARRDLAAAGVRGRRGRSVVDQAAAVIILQGALDAERASGSPPGSVVPVVPQPQAEE, from the coding sequence GTGAGACCGGGCGTGCGCCTCGGCGTCGACGTCGGCTCGGTGCGGATCGGGCTGGCCTCCTGCGACCCTGGCGGGCTGCTCGCCACGCCGGTCGAGACGGTGGCCCGCGGTCGGGGCGACTTCGACCGGATCGTCGGCCGGGCTGCCGAGCTGGGCGCGGTCGAGGTGGTGGTGGGCCTGCCCCTGTCGATGTCCGGCGGAGAGGGCCCGGCCGCGGCCACGGCCCGGGCGTTCGCGGCCGAGCTGGCCACCCGGGTGGCCCCGGTGCCCGTGCGTGTGGTGGACGAGCGGCTGACCACCGTGGGGGCGCGTCGCGACCTGGCGGCGGCCGGGGTCCGAGGAAGGCGGGGTCGCTCCGTGGTGGACCAGGCGGCGGCTGTCATCATTCTGCAAGGAGCGTTGGACGCGGAACGGGCCTCGGGGAGCCCCCCGGGCTCCGTCGTACCCGTTGTCCCCCAGCCCCAGGCGGAGGAATGA
- a CDS encoding amino acid--tRNA ligase-related protein, translating into VEQDDIIEIGEAVVRALWKGVLDHEIGEIPQMTYAEAMTRYGTDKPDLRFGLELVDLTDYFAQTPFRVFQARHVGAVVMPGGADQPRKTFDAWQEWAKQRGAKGLAYVTFLPDGELGGPVAKNLSQAERAGLREAVGANEGDCAFFAAGHRAEALALLGATRLEVARRVGLIDESAWSFLWVVDAPMFEETEDGGWTAVHHPFTSPNREWADGFEKSPGEALAYAYDIVCNGNEIGGGSIRIHRREMQQRVFEVIGLTTEEAQEKFGFLLEAFNYGPPPHGGIAFGWDRICMLLAGADSLREVIAFPKTGGGFDPLTGAPTPITAEQRKEAGIDAVPPADRHAPVPNEPGREVIPDTRRN; encoded by the coding sequence CGTCGAGCAGGACGACATCATCGAGATCGGCGAGGCCGTCGTCCGGGCGCTGTGGAAGGGGGTGCTGGACCACGAGATCGGCGAGATCCCGCAGATGACGTACGCCGAGGCGATGACCCGATACGGCACCGACAAGCCGGACCTGCGGTTCGGCCTCGAGCTGGTGGACCTCACCGACTACTTCGCGCAGACCCCGTTCCGGGTCTTCCAGGCCCGCCACGTGGGCGCCGTGGTCATGCCCGGCGGTGCCGACCAGCCGCGCAAGACGTTCGACGCGTGGCAGGAGTGGGCCAAGCAGCGCGGGGCCAAGGGGCTGGCCTACGTCACGTTCCTGCCCGACGGCGAGCTCGGCGGGCCGGTCGCCAAGAACCTGTCCCAGGCGGAGCGGGCCGGCCTGCGCGAGGCGGTCGGGGCGAACGAGGGCGACTGCGCCTTCTTCGCAGCGGGCCACCGCGCCGAGGCGCTGGCCCTGCTCGGCGCGACCCGGCTCGAGGTCGCCCGCCGGGTCGGCCTCATCGACGAGTCGGCATGGTCGTTCCTGTGGGTGGTCGACGCCCCCATGTTCGAGGAGACCGAGGACGGCGGCTGGACCGCCGTCCACCACCCGTTCACCTCGCCCAACCGCGAGTGGGCCGACGGGTTCGAGAAGTCCCCTGGCGAGGCGCTGGCCTATGCCTACGACATCGTCTGCAACGGGAACGAGATCGGCGGCGGGTCGATCCGTATCCACCGCCGGGAGATGCAGCAGCGGGTGTTCGAGGTGATCGGGCTGACCACCGAGGAGGCCCAGGAGAAGTTCGGCTTCCTGCTCGAGGCGTTCAACTACGGCCCGCCGCCGCACGGCGGCATCGCCTTCGGCTGGGACCGCATCTGCATGCTGCTGGCCGGCGCCGACTCGCTGCGTGAGGTGATCGCGTTCCCCAAGACGGGCGGCGGCTTCGACCCGCTGACCGGGGCACCGACCCCCATCACGGCAGAGCAGCGCAAGGAGGCCGGCATCGACGCCGTCCCGCCGGCGGACAGGCACGCTCCGGTGCCGAACGAGCCCGGCCGCGAGGTGATCCCGGACACCCGCCGCAACTAG
- a CDS encoding shikimate dehydrogenase has translation MRAAVLGSPIAHSLSPALHRAAYRWLGLDWSYVAVECTESELAALLDRCSAEGDWAGLSLTMPLKTAALGLVDTVDRVGELTSAVNTVLFAAGRRDGSNTDVPGLVAALAERGVRAPRSVAVLGGGATARSAVAALAELGVVEATAYVRRPEASADLVETGRRCGVTVRLAPWVEAVGGLGADLVISTAPSGAADPLATAVPDRPAALMDVVYRPWPTRLAQAWGDSGGVLVGGLDLLVHQAALQVRAMTGCTATAEELVAVIRPAGEAALAAG, from the coding sequence GTGAGGGCGGCGGTCCTCGGCTCGCCGATCGCGCACTCGCTGTCGCCGGCGCTGCACCGAGCCGCCTACCGCTGGCTGGGACTGGACTGGAGCTACGTGGCGGTCGAATGCACGGAGTCCGAGCTGGCTGCCCTGCTGGACCGCTGCTCGGCCGAGGGTGACTGGGCGGGGCTCTCGCTCACCATGCCGCTGAAAACGGCCGCACTCGGGCTGGTCGACACGGTGGACCGGGTGGGCGAGCTGACGTCTGCGGTCAACACGGTTCTCTTCGCGGCCGGACGGCGCGATGGCTCCAACACCGACGTCCCGGGACTGGTGGCGGCGCTGGCCGAGCGCGGGGTGCGTGCCCCCCGCAGCGTGGCGGTGCTCGGGGGCGGGGCGACCGCCCGGTCGGCGGTCGCCGCGCTGGCCGAGTTGGGCGTGGTCGAGGCGACCGCCTACGTCCGGCGGCCCGAGGCGTCGGCCGACCTGGTCGAGACGGGGCGCCGTTGCGGCGTGACCGTGCGGCTGGCCCCCTGGGTGGAGGCGGTGGGCGGCCTCGGCGCCGATCTGGTGATCTCCACCGCGCCGTCCGGGGCGGCTGACCCGCTTGCAACCGCCGTCCCGGACCGGCCGGCGGCGCTGATGGACGTCGTGTACCGACCCTGGCCCACCCGGCTGGCCCAGGCCTGGGGCGACTCCGGTGGAGTGCTGGTCGGGGGGCTGGACCTGCTCGTCCACCAGGCGGCGCTGCAGGTTCGGGCCATGACGGGCTGCACGGCCACCGCCGAGGAGCTGGTGGCCGTGATCCGCCCGGCCGGTGAGGCGGCGCTGGCAGCCGGGTGA
- a CDS encoding roadblock/LC7 domain-containing protein, with translation MTDQFPAYGRSARLDRVLSDLLGQAPELQAASVVSFDGLPMASALPVGMDEDRVAAMSAALLSLGERAADNFGRGDLNQVYVEGERGTVFLVSADDEAVLVAMGAQGAKVGLLMYEVRRAAIAVAAALRADDATALALAEDQRVAAEAAEVAEQRMAAQAAEQAAVEAALAERRAQLAAVPAAEPVAEPVVEEMSDNTEKLEPVGYYTGGPVEVPAEYATLATSVASGWDSPPAEPDPEPEPEPVAAVPVASVAANPDLGAWATFTPSEPVARPVLSAAEEPNLWA, from the coding sequence ATGACCGACCAGTTCCCCGCCTACGGGCGCTCGGCCCGGCTCGACCGGGTGCTGTCTGACCTGCTGGGTCAGGCCCCCGAGCTGCAGGCAGCGTCCGTGGTGTCCTTCGACGGGCTGCCGATGGCCTCGGCCCTGCCCGTCGGCATGGACGAGGACCGCGTCGCGGCCATGAGTGCCGCCCTGCTCTCCCTCGGGGAGCGCGCCGCGGACAACTTCGGCCGTGGCGACCTGAACCAGGTCTACGTCGAGGGTGAGCGCGGGACCGTGTTCCTGGTCTCCGCCGACGACGAGGCCGTGCTGGTCGCCATGGGCGCGCAAGGCGCCAAGGTCGGCCTGCTCATGTACGAGGTGCGCCGGGCCGCCATCGCCGTGGCGGCCGCGCTGCGCGCGGACGATGCCACGGCCCTGGCTCTCGCCGAGGACCAGCGGGTGGCTGCCGAGGCCGCCGAGGTGGCCGAGCAGCGGATGGCGGCGCAGGCCGCGGAACAGGCCGCCGTCGAGGCGGCGCTGGCCGAGCGGCGGGCGCAGCTGGCCGCCGTCCCGGCCGCCGAGCCGGTGGCTGAGCCGGTCGTCGAGGAGATGTCGGACAACACCGAGAAGCTCGAACCGGTGGGCTACTACACCGGCGGGCCGGTCGAGGTCCCGGCGGAGTACGCCACCCTCGCAACGTCGGTGGCATCCGGCTGGGACAGCCCCCCGGCCGAGCCCGACCCGGAGCCGGAGCCGGAGCCGGTGGCCGCCGTCCCGGTGGCGAGCGTCGCTGCCAATCCCGACCTCGGTGCCTGGGCCACGTTCACCCCGAGCGAGCCGGTCGCGAGGCCGGTCCTCTCGGCCGCCGAGGAACCGAATCTCTGGGCCTGA
- the alaS gene encoding alanine--tRNA ligase — protein sequence MRSAEIRSRFLRFFEEREHTHVPSASLIADDPNLLLVNAGMVPFKPFFLGEQTPPYPRATSVQKCVRTLDIDEVGKTTRHASFFQMAGNFSFGDYFKEGAIPLAWELLTSPQDEGGFGFDPRRLWVTVFHDDDEAIDIWHRKAGIPQDRIQRRGLSDNYWHMGVPGPGGPCSEIYYDRGPQHGREGGPVADEERYLEVWNLVFMQSELSAVRTKVDFDIRGDLPTRNIDTGMGLERMAAILQGVDNIYEIDTTRQVLDRASELTGRRYHADHVDDVRLRVVADHARTAVMLIGDGVTPGNEGRGYVLRRIMRRVVRSMRLLGAHDPVFGELARTSLAAMESQYPELSQHAARILTIVEAEEASFLQTLQQGTKHFDLFVADHPSGVPGEIAFRLHDTYGFPIDLTLEMAAEQGLRVDEEGFRRLMLEQRERAKADAKAKKSGHADLSMYREIADVAGATTFTGYDEVASEARVAGLVVDGAVARAAQAGQDVEIALDRTPFYAEGGGQLADEGLIRLANGAIIEVVDVQTPVAGLIVHRGRVVDGEVQVGELAEGFVDVERRRAISRAHTATHMVHRAFREALGETATQMGSENAPGRLRFDFPSPTAVPPSVLADVEQRVNEVLLENLAVTAEVMSQSEAHALGAMALFGEKYGERVRVVSVGDWARELCGGTHLNRTGQLGVVKLLHESSIGAGVRRVEALVGVDAYRFLAREHLLVSQLTDALKARPEELPDRVEALVGRLRDAEREIDRMRAAQVLAQAGELAARRRQVGTVGLVVELLPAGVRPNDARTLALDVRGRAQAAGPTVVALGAPEADDQIGLVVACDPAAVERGISAGTVMQALAGALSGKGGGRADVAQGSGRGVAGWDAAVRAIEELLGP from the coding sequence ATGAGGTCGGCCGAGATCAGGAGCCGCTTCCTGCGATTCTTCGAGGAGCGCGAGCACACGCACGTGCCCTCGGCCTCGCTGATCGCCGACGACCCGAACCTGCTCCTGGTCAACGCCGGCATGGTGCCGTTCAAGCCGTTCTTCCTGGGCGAGCAGACCCCGCCGTACCCGCGGGCGACGAGCGTGCAGAAGTGCGTGCGCACCCTGGACATCGACGAGGTCGGCAAGACCACCCGGCACGCGTCGTTCTTCCAGATGGCCGGCAACTTCTCCTTCGGCGACTACTTCAAGGAAGGCGCCATCCCGCTGGCCTGGGAGCTGCTGACGTCGCCTCAGGACGAGGGCGGCTTCGGGTTCGACCCGCGGCGGCTGTGGGTCACGGTCTTCCACGACGACGACGAGGCGATCGACATCTGGCACCGGAAGGCTGGGATCCCGCAGGACCGGATCCAGCGCCGCGGGCTGAGTGACAACTACTGGCACATGGGTGTGCCCGGTCCGGGGGGGCCGTGCTCGGAGATCTACTACGACCGCGGCCCGCAGCACGGCCGCGAGGGCGGTCCGGTTGCCGACGAGGAGCGCTACCTCGAGGTGTGGAACCTCGTCTTCATGCAGTCCGAGCTCTCGGCGGTCCGGACGAAGGTCGACTTCGACATCCGGGGGGACCTGCCGACCCGCAACATCGACACCGGCATGGGCCTAGAGCGGATGGCCGCGATCCTGCAGGGCGTCGACAACATCTACGAGATCGACACCACCCGGCAGGTCCTGGACCGGGCCAGCGAGCTGACCGGACGCCGGTACCACGCGGACCACGTCGACGACGTCCGGCTGCGGGTCGTGGCCGACCACGCCAGGACCGCGGTCATGCTCATCGGGGACGGCGTGACGCCCGGCAACGAGGGCCGTGGGTACGTGCTGCGCCGGATCATGCGCCGCGTGGTCCGCTCGATGCGGCTGCTCGGCGCCCACGACCCGGTGTTCGGCGAGCTGGCCCGCACCAGCCTGGCCGCGATGGAGTCGCAGTACCCCGAGCTGAGCCAGCACGCGGCCCGCATCCTGACCATCGTGGAGGCTGAGGAGGCGTCCTTCCTGCAGACCCTGCAGCAGGGCACCAAGCACTTCGACCTGTTCGTCGCCGACCACCCGAGCGGGGTGCCCGGCGAGATCGCGTTCCGGCTGCACGACACTTACGGCTTCCCGATCGACCTGACGCTGGAGATGGCCGCCGAGCAGGGGCTGCGCGTCGACGAGGAAGGCTTCCGGCGGCTCATGCTCGAGCAGCGGGAGCGGGCCAAGGCCGACGCGAAGGCCAAGAAGTCGGGGCACGCCGACCTGTCGATGTACCGCGAGATCGCCGACGTGGCCGGGGCCACGACGTTCACCGGCTACGACGAGGTCGCCAGCGAGGCGCGGGTGGCCGGCCTGGTCGTGGACGGCGCGGTGGCCAGGGCAGCGCAGGCCGGTCAGGACGTCGAGATCGCGCTCGACCGCACCCCGTTCTACGCCGAGGGCGGTGGTCAGCTCGCGGACGAGGGGCTGATCCGGCTGGCCAACGGCGCCATCATCGAGGTGGTCGATGTCCAGACGCCGGTCGCCGGGCTGATCGTGCACCGCGGTCGGGTGGTGGACGGCGAGGTGCAGGTCGGGGAGCTGGCCGAGGGGTTCGTCGACGTCGAGCGCCGCCGGGCGATCTCGCGGGCGCACACGGCCACCCACATGGTGCACCGGGCGTTCCGGGAGGCGCTGGGGGAGACCGCGACCCAGATGGGGTCGGAGAACGCCCCCGGCCGGCTGCGCTTCGACTTCCCGAGCCCCACGGCGGTGCCGCCCTCGGTGCTGGCCGACGTGGAGCAGCGGGTCAACGAGGTGCTGCTGGAGAACCTCGCGGTCACCGCCGAGGTGATGAGCCAGTCGGAGGCCCACGCGCTCGGTGCGATGGCGCTGTTCGGCGAGAAGTACGGCGAGCGGGTCCGCGTGGTCAGCGTCGGTGACTGGGCCCGCGAGCTGTGCGGCGGCACCCACCTCAACCGCACCGGCCAGCTCGGCGTGGTCAAGCTGCTGCACGAGTCCTCGATCGGGGCCGGGGTGCGGCGCGTGGAGGCGCTGGTGGGCGTCGACGCCTACCGGTTCCTGGCCCGCGAGCACCTGCTGGTCAGCCAGCTCACCGACGCGCTCAAGGCGCGCCCCGAGGAGCTGCCGGACCGGGTCGAGGCCCTGGTCGGGCGGCTGCGCGACGCCGAGCGGGAGATCGACCGGATGCGCGCCGCCCAGGTGCTCGCCCAGGCCGGTGAGCTCGCGGCGCGCCGCCGGCAGGTCGGCACGGTGGGCCTGGTGGTCGAGCTGCTGCCGGCCGGGGTCCGGCCAAACGACGCCCGCACCCTGGCGCTGGACGTCCGCGGGCGCGCGCAGGCGGCCGGCCCGACCGTCGTCGCGCTCGGGGCACCGGAGGCCGACGACCAGATCGGGCTGGTGGTGGCCTGCGACCCCGCCGCCGTGGAGCGTGGCATCTCGGCGGGAACGGTCATGCAGGCTCTCGCCGGGGCGCTGTCCGGCAAGGGCGGCGGCCGGGCGGACGTCGCCCAGGGCTCGGGCCGCGGCGTGGCCGGCTGGGACGCGGCCGTACGGGCCATCGAGGAGCTGCTCGGCCCGTGA
- a CDS encoding MMPL family transporter translates to MLGRLGRWSATHRWLVLGVWGLVLVAGAIAGSAVIGRLQGGFGAADSFESIRGFHEIADTNPYGVQVQVLVDRVAVHDVATKTAVTEAANATREVAGVGRVVTAYDVADPAMRATDGTAQLALVDLEHGLSDTNVSTAIAQVEKQFGGISPQVPGATVLFGGEELTNREIREQVDKDTRRGELIALPITLVLMVLIFGGLTAAGVPLMGALATVAGGFITLYGFSFVIDIDQNVLPVTTVLALGLAIDYSLLYVNRFREERGHGHGLLDAIERTSASAGRTITFSGLTVAMALSGLFVFESRIYRAIAAAGVGVVLIAMATALTLAPALLGLVGRRVSADARPPVDDGFFARLAAAVQRHPGPVVVGMLALFGALGAPFLRVQLGNSGVGLLPTSFQSRQLADTVAARFPGAGSDPVIVVVRGTPADVSGWARTQASRPDVAAVGTPVQQGADTIVNVVPKGNGRDATAQNLVRDLRADRPAGTSWVTGNASVAVDFVDEIKARAPWALLFVVVAAFVLLFLMTGSVLIPLKALIMNVLSLSATFGLLVLIFQDGHLASLLSFTPTGVIETWLPVLVFAFAFGLSMDYEVFLLSRIKELHDSGRSNDESVRVGLQRSGRIISSAALLMVIVFLGFAAGEMLGIKQMGVALALAVIIDATLVRMIFVPATMTLLGDLNWWAPAPLRRFHDRFGLREEPEEATHDPVESP, encoded by the coding sequence GTGCTGGGGCGCCTCGGACGTTGGAGCGCGACCCACCGCTGGCTGGTGCTGGGAGTCTGGGGCCTCGTCCTCGTCGCGGGGGCCATCGCCGGCTCGGCCGTGATCGGTCGCCTGCAGGGCGGCTTCGGCGCCGCCGACTCGTTCGAGTCGATCCGCGGCTTCCACGAGATCGCCGACACCAACCCCTACGGCGTCCAGGTGCAGGTGCTCGTCGACCGCGTCGCGGTGCACGACGTCGCCACCAAGACAGCCGTGACCGAGGCGGCCAACGCCACCCGCGAGGTGGCCGGGGTGGGCCGGGTGGTCACCGCCTACGACGTGGCCGACCCGGCGATGCGCGCGACCGACGGCACGGCGCAGCTGGCCCTGGTGGACCTCGAGCACGGGCTGTCCGACACCAACGTCTCCACGGCGATCGCCCAGGTCGAGAAACAGTTCGGCGGCATCTCCCCGCAGGTCCCAGGGGCCACCGTGCTGTTCGGCGGCGAGGAGCTCACCAACCGGGAGATCCGGGAGCAGGTCGACAAGGACACCCGGCGCGGCGAGCTGATCGCCCTACCGATCACGCTGGTCCTGATGGTCCTGATCTTCGGCGGGCTGACCGCGGCCGGCGTCCCGCTCATGGGGGCCCTCGCCACCGTCGCCGGCGGGTTCATCACCCTGTACGGCTTCTCGTTCGTGATCGACATCGATCAGAACGTGCTCCCTGTCACGACGGTGCTCGCGCTCGGCCTGGCCATCGACTACTCGCTGCTGTACGTCAACCGGTTCCGGGAGGAGCGCGGACACGGCCATGGCCTGCTCGACGCGATCGAGCGGACGTCGGCCTCGGCCGGTCGCACGATCACCTTCTCCGGGCTGACCGTGGCGATGGCGCTGAGCGGCCTGTTCGTCTTCGAGTCGCGGATCTACCGCGCCATCGCGGCCGCGGGCGTCGGGGTCGTGCTGATCGCCATGGCCACCGCGCTGACCCTGGCCCCCGCCCTGCTCGGCCTGGTCGGTCGCCGGGTCTCGGCCGACGCACGCCCACCGGTGGACGACGGGTTCTTCGCCCGGCTGGCGGCCGCCGTCCAGCGGCACCCCGGGCCGGTCGTCGTCGGGATGCTCGCGTTGTTCGGCGCCCTCGGGGCGCCGTTCCTGCGAGTCCAGCTGGGCAACAGCGGCGTGGGGCTGCTGCCCACGTCCTTCCAGAGCAGGCAGCTGGCCGACACCGTGGCGGCCCGGTTCCCCGGTGCCGGTAGCGACCCGGTGATCGTGGTGGTGCGGGGCACTCCTGCCGACGTGTCCGGCTGGGCCAGGACCCAGGCGTCCCGGCCGGACGTCGCGGCGGTCGGGACTCCGGTGCAGCAGGGGGCCGACACCATCGTCAACGTCGTCCCCAAGGGGAACGGGCGCGACGCCACCGCACAGAACCTGGTCAGGGACCTGCGGGCCGACCGCCCGGCTGGGACGTCCTGGGTGACCGGCAACGCGTCCGTCGCGGTCGACTTCGTGGACGAGATCAAGGCACGCGCGCCGTGGGCGCTGCTGTTCGTGGTGGTCGCCGCGTTCGTGCTGCTGTTCCTCATGACCGGGTCGGTGCTGATCCCGCTGAAGGCCCTGATCATGAACGTGCTGTCGCTGTCTGCGACGTTCGGGCTGCTGGTGCTGATCTTCCAGGACGGCCACCTCGCGTCCCTGCTCAGCTTCACGCCCACCGGGGTGATCGAGACCTGGCTCCCGGTGCTGGTCTTCGCGTTCGCGTTCGGGCTGTCGATGGACTACGAGGTCTTCCTGCTGTCCCGGATCAAGGAGCTGCACGACTCCGGACGCAGCAACGACGAGTCCGTTCGGGTGGGCCTGCAGCGCAGCGGCCGGATCATCTCCAGCGCCGCACTGCTCATGGTCATCGTGTTCCTCGGCTTCGCCGCCGGCGAGATGCTCGGAATCAAGCAGATGGGCGTCGCCCTGGCGCTGGCCGTGATCATCGACGCCACGCTGGTCCGCATGATCTTCGTGCCCGCGACCATGACCCTGCTCGGCGACCTCAACTGGTGGGCACCGGCTCCGCTGCGGCGTTTCCACGACCGGTTCGGCCTGCGCGAGGAGCCGGAGGAGGCCACCCACGATCCAGTGGAGTCCCCGTGA